One genomic segment of Apostichopus japonicus isolate 1M-3 chromosome 23, ASM3797524v1, whole genome shotgun sequence includes these proteins:
- the LOC139964787 gene encoding U6 snRNA-associated Sm-like protein LSm5: MAAPTSNPSQLLPLELVDKCIGSRIHIVMKSDKEIVGTLLGFDDFVNMVLEDVIEFETTAEGRRVTKLDQILLNGNNITMLIPGSEGPEV; this comes from the exons ATGGCTGCTCCGACATCAAATCCGTCGCAGCTCTTACCATTAG AGCTTGTGGACAAGTGTATTGGTTCCAGAATACACATCGTTATGAAGAGTGACAAGGAAATTGTTGGAACTCTTCTTGGCTTTGATGACTTTGTCA ATATGGTGTTGGAAGATGTCATCGAATT tGAAACAACCGCAGAGGGCAGAAGAGTTACAAAGTTGGACCAGATCTTATTGAATGGAAACAACATCACTATG CTTATCCCAGGCAGTGAGGGTCCAGAGGTCTGA
- the LOC139964855 gene encoding uncharacterized protein has translation MVMYASKHPRLSDGFHDKNEAHAYEMDKYPHKTRENAGSDSRDRKNRDRSVRESPRGVHSDSPRNNSERYSSKQRSKASSGSRHGNNQVMYKPNSHASTPDPERKLKELFARVNEWTMHTSSSGKKYYYNCKTEVSQWEKPKEWIEKETLEKAIGGKLPASSSHTNVKTTPSKDRGNDKHSSKSRSSQQQQQQSQPYRTQDRTTTSSSTSSSTPNQSDSRRQSSSQSQRRYSNSHGKVNHTSQSENSRSHPSKGSVRQSDHSKNSVYEEDIRKESASSRLNDNDTPYNAHQLSPSLNRRLYEGNGTDPGQQDSLGIHPLANSLATDMYGRLKNLVSSGNSVRRRDRNESPKINNSPSPHIATVSPLPTTSPKTTIRTPLQNQQKRWRRSTSRSPVSQPHEDNREELQPKFSNPSPMSVASVSDLSSPAQSYPSPVNSMSTPLSNLSSSQHLENQTNEKMDGNESKEVEPPDKMITNETKEEDEKEDISPKQDAVETIRKRSSDSMNSAVSAEELVVPPPIAKPTEEELHFNNIIFSTETHSNYYSEDLVKHKVNSPVEQLEKQAHLVQRDYYRLGFENYSQVMMDLKFARSLVRTTEIQANVQASRIVFLRQQVKELEKLKNENAYMT, from the exons ATGGTGATGTATGCGAGCAAACATCCAAGGCTGAGCGATGG GTTCCATGACAAGAATGAGGCCCATGCCTATGAG ATGGACAAATATCCGCACAAAACTCGAGAAAATGCTGGCAGTGACAGCAGGGACAGGAAAAATCGAGACCGAAGTGTCCGGGAATCACCTCGAGGAGTGCATTCGGATAGTCCAAGGAATAATTCAGAGAGATATTCTTCAAAGCAAAGATCAAAAG CTTCAAGTGGCAGTAGACACGGTAACAATCAAGTCATGTACAAACCCAACTCACATGCATCAACACCGGACCCCGAGAGAAAACTTAAAGAG CTCTTCGCTAGAGTCAATGAGTGGACCATGCACACGAGCTCATCTGGCAAGAAATATTACTACAACTGTAAGACCGAGGTATCTCAGTGGGAAAAGCCAAAGGAGTGGATTGAAAA GGAAACCTTGGAAAAAGCAATTGGAGGAAAGTTACCAGCATCTAGCTCTCATACCAATGTTAAGACCACACCAAGTAAGGACAGAG GTAATGACAAGCATTCCAGTAAGTCCAGATCAAgtcagcagcagcagcagcagtcACAGCCTTACAGAACTCAGGATAGGACAACGACATCATCGTCAACATCATCATCCACACCTAACCAATCAGATTCAAGAAGGCAATCATCTAGCCAATCACAGAGGAGATATAGTAACAGCCACGGCAAAGTGAACCACACTAGCCAATCAGAAAATAGTCGTTCCCATCCATCCAAGGGGTCAGTGCGACAGTCGGACCACTCTAAAAACAGCGTTTATGAGGAAGATATTAGAAAAGAGAGTGCATCATCTAGGCTTAATGACAATGACACTCCATACAATGCGCATCAACTTTCGCCTAGCCTTAATCGTAGATTGTATGAGGGAAACGGGACTGACCCAGGTCAACAGGACAGCCTTGGAATACACCCTCTAGCAAATTCATTGGCCACTGATATGTACGGCCGTTTAAAGAACCTTGTTAGTTCTGGAAATTCAGTCAGGAGGAGGGACCGAAATG AATCGCCTAAGATTAATAATAGTCCATCTCCTCATATTGCTACTGTATCTCCATTACCAACAACTTCACCTAAGACAACAATTAGAACCCCTTTACAAAATCAGCAGAAACGCTGGAGGAGGTCGACGTCTAGGTCACCTGTTTCCCAACCTCATGAAGACAATAGAGAAGAACTTCAACCAA AATTTTCAAATCCTTCACCAATGTCAGTTGCATCAGTGTCGGACCTATCTTCCCCAGCCCAATCATATCCATCCCCAGTAAATAGTATGTCTACCCCCTTATCCAACTTGTCATCAAGTCAACACCTGGAGAACCAAACTAATGAGAAGATGGACGGTAATGAATCAAAGGAGGTTGAACCACCGGATAAGATGATAACCAACGAGACGAAGgaagaagatgaaaaagaagatattaGTCCTAAACAAGATGCTGTAGAAACCATAAGAAA aAGAAGCAGCGATTCAATGAATTCTGCAGTTTCAGCTGAGGAGTTAGTCGTCCCTCCACCCATAGCTAAGCCTACAGAGGAGGAACTTCATTTTAACAATATCATCTTTTCAACAGAAACTCATTCAAATTATTATAGTGAAGATTTAGTGAAGCATAAGGTGAATTCGCCTGTCGAGCAATTGGAGAAACAg GCTCACCTTGTACAGAGAGATTATTACAGGCTAGGATTCGAAAATTACTCACAGGTTATGATGGACTTAAAGTTTGCCAGATCGCTGGTCCGTACCACAGAAATCCAAGCCAACGTACAAGCGTCTAG GATTGTATTTTTACGACAACAAGTTAAGGAGCTAGAGAAGTTAAAGAATGAGAATGCCTACATGACGTAG